A region of Vitis riparia cultivar Riparia Gloire de Montpellier isolate 1030 chromosome 12, EGFV_Vit.rip_1.0, whole genome shotgun sequence DNA encodes the following proteins:
- the LOC117925860 gene encoding endoglucanase 11, with protein sequence MEKKRKQHQSFRFAQQWRLLVLILSLISASQAHNYTDALSKSLLYFEAQRSGRLPHNQRVGWRDHSGLTDGLEQGVDLVGGYYDAGDHVKFGLPMAFTVTMLSWGVIEYRNEIGSAGELEHALEAIKWGTDYFIKAHTSPNVLWAEVGDGDTDHYCWQRPEDMTTSRQAYKVDESNPGSDLAGETAAAMAAASIVFRKTNPHYSHLLLHHAQQLFEFGDKYRGKYDEEEGSVGVVKKYYASVSGYMDELLWAALWLYKATDREEYLKYVITKAHCFGGIGWAISEFSWDVKYAGLQIIASQLLMEEKHKHKKYSHILEKYRSKAEFYLCSCLRKSNGSDVDHTPGGLIYIRQWNNMQYVSTAAFLLTVYSDFLRNSNQNLSCHGGSVGHEELLRFAKSQVDYILGSNPMNMSYLVGFGPKYPTRVHHRGASIVSYRENKGFIGCTQGYDNWYGRPEPNPNIIIGALVGGPDCQDNFMDERGNYVQTEACTYNTAPLIGVFGKLLQLEENEDGQTQNLVASY encoded by the exons atggagaagaagaggAAACAGCACCAGAGCTTCAGATTTGCTCAACAATGGCGTCTTCTCGTTCTCATTCTCTCCCTCATCTCCGCCTCTCAAGCCCACAACTACACCGACGCTCTCTCCAAGAGCCTCCTCTACTTCGAGGCGCAGCGGTCGGGGCGGCTGCCGCATAATCAGCGCGTGGGTTGGCGTGATCATTCGGGGCTAACCGATGGGTTGGAGCAAGGA GTGGACTTGGTCGGAGGGTACTATGATGCCGGCGATCACGTCAAGTTCGGGCTGCCAATGGCCTTCACTGTGACAATGCTGTCATGGGGTGTGATTGAATACCGGAACGAGATCGGCAGCGCCGGAGAATTGGAGCATGCACTCGAGGCGATCAAGTGGGGCACTGACTACTTCATCAAGGCACACACCAGCCCAAATGTGTTATGGGCAGAG GTGGGGGACGGTGACACTGATCACTACTGCTGGCAAAGGCCGGAGGACATGACGACGTCGAGGCAAGCCTACAAGGTGGACGAGAGCAACCCAGGGTCGGATCTGGCCGGAGAGACGGCGGCGGCCATGGCAGCAGCATCGATTGTGTTCAGGAAAACAAACCCACATTACTCTCACCTGCTACTGCACCATGCCCAACAG TTGTTTGAGTTTGGGGACAAGTACAGAGGAAAGTATGATGAGGAAGAAGGGAGTGTGGGAGTGGTGAAGAAGTACTATGCGTCGGTGAGTGGGTACATGGATGAGTTGTTGTGGGCAGCTTTGTGGCTTTACAAGGCCACCGACAGAGAGGAGTATTTGAAGTATGTTATCACCAAAGCTCATTGTTTTGGTGGCATTGGCTGGGCCATTTCCGAATTCAGCTGGGATGTAAAGTACGCTGGTCTTCAAATCATCGCTTCTCAG TTGCTTATGGAAGAGAAACACAAACACAAGAAGTATAGTCACATACTTGAAAAATACAGATCAAAAGCAGAGTTCTATCTTTGTTCATGCCTGAGAAAAAGCAACGGCAGCGACGTCGATCACACCCCCGGCGGCCTCATATACATCCGGCAATGGAACAACATGCAGTACGTCTCAACGGCGGCGTTTCTCCTGACCGTCTACTCCGATTTCCTCCGGAACTCCAACCAAAACCTCAGCTGCCATGGAGGGTCAGTTGGCCATGAAGAGCTGCTCAGATTTGCCAAATCTCAGGTTGATTATATATTGGGCTCAAACCCAATGAACATGAGCTACCTAGTGGGCTTTGGGCCCAAGTACCCCACAAGGGTCCACCACAGGGGAGCCTCAATTGTCTCGTATAGAGAGAACAAGGGGTTCATAGGATGCACCCAAGGGTATGATAATTGGTATGGGCGACCCGAGCCTAACCCGAACATTATCATCGGAGCGTTGGTGGGAGGACCCGATTGCCAGGACAATTTCATGGACGAGAGGGGAAATTACGTGCAGACCGAGGCCTGCACATATAATACGGCGCCGCTGATCGGAGTTTTTGGGAAATTGTTACAGTTAGAGGAGAATGAGGATGGCCAAACCCAGAATTTGGTGGCCTCTTACTAA